A DNA window from Arachis hypogaea cultivar Tifrunner chromosome 18, arahy.Tifrunner.gnm2.J5K5, whole genome shotgun sequence contains the following coding sequences:
- the LOC140181417 gene encoding uncharacterized protein encodes MNPLKCTFGVSTGNFLGFVVHKKGIAIDKNKADVILALSAPKSKKEVQSFLEKVNYVRRFISNLSDRTRVFAPLVKLKNASENTIGCKLAQDDENGHERAVYYLSRVLTDIETRYSPIEKLCLSLYHAYFLVDNSKDLNDQGTNIFDVEVNYWKLYFNGSKHKDGAGVRILIISPEGIPSEFLFELKYPCSNNVAEYEDLILGLEILIDKGALEVQILGDSQLVLKQLSKEFKCNNETLQKYLVTAWELLTSFRKVSLVYIPRIHNEISNELAQIASKYWIGPETIKKLSTIHQILVPANEREVLCMSEWDDSNWRKPIARYLKDSNITIDRKLKLKAMNFVLLAGELYKKGIDGSLLRCLSREYQNIALGEVYNGICGAHQAGKKMRWVLYRNHENGQVKAANKILIGLIKKHIRNRPRTWHETLSQVLWAYRNSPRGSIGTSPYKLVYGHAAVLPLEINLNTLRVSKQSELPVDDYWNAMFDELYELDSERILALDNVIRQKESIARSYNRRIKEKSFKIGELVLKVILPMEKKSKFLGKWSHNWEGPFQLIGVFSGNAYQIKDIESGKVVNSINGKYLKYFYCWEI; translated from the exons ATGAATCCTTTGAAATGTACTTTCGGGGTATCAACTGGAAACTTTTTAGGCTTTGTTGTTCATAAAAAGGGGATAGCTATTGATAAAAATAAAGCAGATGTGATATTAGCATTATCTGCACCCAAATCGAAGAAGGAAGTACAATCGTTTTTGGAAAAAGTAAATTATGTTAGGAGATTCATCTCGAATCTTTCGGATCGAACTAGGGTATTCGCGCCTTtggtgaaattaaagaatg CATCTGAAAACACTATAGGGTGTAAGTTAGCCCAGGATGATGAAAATGGGCATGAACGAGCGgtttattaccttagtcgagtTCTAACTGATATCGAGACAAGGTATTCTCCGATTGAAAAATTATGCTTGTCGCTATATCATGCTT attttctTGTAGACAATTCGAAAGATCTGAATGACCAGGGGACAAATATATTCGATGTAGAAGTTAATTATTGGAAATTGTATTTCAATGGATCCAAACATAAAGATGGCGCCGGGGTTAGAATCCTTATTATCTCACCAGAGGGTATTCCATCAGAATTCTTGTTCGAATTAAAGTATCCTTGTTCCAATAATGTAGCCGAATATGAGGATTTGATTCTGGGTCTAGAAATTTTAATCGACAAAGGAGCTTTAGAAGTTCAAATTCTGGGGGATTCACAGTTAGTTTTAAAGCAGTTGTCGAAGGAGTTTAAGTGTAATAATGAGacgttacaaaaatatttagtaactgCTTGGGAGTTATTGACGTCTTTTCGAAAAGTTTCTTTGGTGTATATCCCTCGAATTCATAATGAGATTTCTAATGAGTTAGCCCAAATTGCTTCGAAGTATTGGATTGGTCCGGAAACTATTAAGAAATTATCTACTATCCATCAAATTTTGGTACCAGCAAATGAGAGAGAGGTGCTATGCATGAGCGAATGGGATGATTCCAATTGGAGAAAACCTATTGCTCGATATTTGAAAGATTCCAATATTACAATTGATAGAAAACTAAAGTTAAAAGCAATGAACTTCGTTTTATTGGCCGGTGAGTTATACAAAAAAGGGATCGATGGAAGTTTGTTGAGATGCTTGAGTCGAGAATATCAAAATATTGCTTTGGGGGAAGTTTATAATGGAATATGTGGTGCTCATCAGGCAGGAAAGAAAATGAGATGGGTGTTATATCGTAATCAT GAAAATGGGCAAGTGAAGGCAGCAAATAAGATATTGATTGGCTTGATTAAAAAGCATATCAGGAATAGGCCTCGAACATGGCATGAGACTTTAAGTCAAGTGTTATGGGCTTATCGGAATTCACCAAGAGGTTCGATAGGAACTTCACCTTATAAGTTGGTGTATGGTCATGCTGCAGTACTACCAttggaaattaatttgaataccCTAAGAGTATCAAAACAGAGTGAGTTGCCAGTCGATGACTATTGGAATGCCATGTTTGATGAATTATATGAGTTAGATTCAGAGCGAATTCTAGCACTTGATAATGTAATTCGACAAAAAGAAAGTATTGCTCGAAGTTATAATCGTCGAATTAAGGAGAAATCTTTCAAGATAGGTGAGTTAGTTTTGAAAGTTATTTtaccaatggaaaagaaatcaaaatttcTTGGTAAATGGTCTCATAACTGGGAAGGTCCCTTTCAACTGATAGGGGTATTTTCTGGAAATGCCTATCAGATTAAAGACATTGAGTCAGGAAAAGTGGTTAATTCGATTAATGGGAAATATCTGAAATATTTCTATTGCTGGGAAATATAG